TTGCATCCCCCTGATCTGGTCTAGGGGGATGGAACCGACTCCGCCCCGGGGATCGAGAAATAGCATGTTAGAGTGCAGCTcaccttatttatttatttatttatttatttatttttaaacggAGGAAAAAGATTTGCCTCGtccattaattaagcagaagagaattgttCAGTTAATTAGTGGAAAATCGGGCGAAAACCATCACAAACCAGTGAGCGGCACACACGGtgtacccccccccccacacacctctTCAAAGAGGGTCTAATCGAGACAGCACGCAGgcgtcatcgtcatcactcctGCCCTAGAAGGCATCATCGCCATCACTAAACTATGAGCAAACGACTCCGGCTTCGCCGTAGGCGATCGTAGACCCAACTCACTCCGTAGAGACCGAGTGGAGCTATATGAAGATCCGCGCCAGAACTCGGCCACCCGCGCCCAGAAAGCGCAGCTCCGACTCTGGCAAAGAACTACGAAGGAGAACTAGGCACGGCCGGCGTCGTGGAAGATCACCAAACGGACCACCTGCTGCTCGTCATCGTACGCCACCGGGCCCCGCCACAGCAACTTCGACTTCAGTGCAACAAACAAGCCGAGGCAATCCCACGAACACGccgaagaagagccgactaccTCAACCATTGCCATGTCCCCGACATCGCTCATTGTCACCACAGCAGCCTCGATGCCAACACACACCAACATCTTCACCTGTCACCCCCATGACCGCCCAAAAATCACCCTCGCCACATCAGACCCGCCACTAGTCCCTCCAACTGGCCCCTCCTCAAAAAACGAAGTCCTCAAGAGGGGCACGACACAAGGGTGCCGCCATCATTCGATCCAGAATAGGATACGAGGTTTCCTTTGAAGAAGGATTGGTAGGGGAGACACCACACCATGACAACACCTTCAACAAGGTCGCAACGCCCTCGGACCCCGCCGTTGTCGGCTCCGACCgtgaccatagtcaagtattcgtCTGGTTTTGTCATCCGAAGCCCCAACCAAACCAGCTAGACCGCCTGCCTCCACTCGCCCACAACCTGCAACAGAGAGCTCCCAGATCGAAGCCTCCGCCTTGCTGCCTTGGCGTCCTGCGAACTGTCGGAGCCACACCGCATGGAGAAGACGACGTCATGTGGCCAGCCAGAGCCGCACCCCCAGTAGACCGAAGCCTGCCGCCGGTGAAGCCATGCGATGCTCCCATGCCGCCTTCGCAGGACGCTGTGACTTGCGCTCCAAGGAGCCGCATTGTCACATGGTGCCGCCGCAACACCAACCTTATTGCAAAGCAGCCCAGGGAGACCACCCCCGTCGTCGGCCCAAGATCCGCGCCGCCATGGACGCACAACCACAGAGCATGCGAACCCCAACCGCAAACCATCCTCGCCGCATGCGCGCATCCGCACACCCGCGCCGCCCCATGCAGGCGCTCAAGCGAGGGCGCCCCTTGCCGCCACACTGGCAGGCCATGGGCCTAGATCTGCGCGGCGGACTCTCACCGCGCCATCCTTGTCAGATCTGCGCGCTCCACACCGTGCTCGCACGCTCCCTCCGCGCCTTTGCACGCACGGATGCCGCCATTAGCCCGATGATGCTCGCCACACCTTTGCTTGGCTGAGCTGCCTCGCGTCGCCCGAGCTCCTCGTGAGAGGGAGAGAAGGGCCCGCCGCCGTCGACACCGCGCGGGTTTTTCCCGGCGACGCCCTCCGGTGGCGGCGAGGGGGAGGGGTGGAGTGGTGGGGTAGTTTGCGGGGGCGCCCAGATTCTCCTGGGCCGCTCGCGGGGAGCGACAGAGAGGGTGTAGATAGCAGCATAGTTTGAATAGTGCAGCTCACCTTATGAGTGCAAGGCTGTAAGCAGCCATCGAGCATTAAATCATCTCTAGCAGATTCTGCAAACATGGCCATCCGGTAAAATAACCGCCAATTTGCCGGCCAGAATAGATCCCAAAATCGTCCATCCTAATTTTTTTACGGGATCCCGGTTTCGTGCGCCCATTTCCTCTATAGCTACGGAGAGATAAAAATCATGAAGTGCCCTTGTAGCGCCCACCCGACACCCCAAGCACACGCCCCCGGCGCTGCGGCGGCATCCCAACTCCTCCGTCCGGCTATCTCTCACCCCTCTCCGGTCAGCCGCGTTCGAGGCGGCTCGCCGGCGGGCAGGCCCACGGGTCCTGCCTCCTGCGTTCCCTTCCTCGTCGACGGAGGTGCGCTGCTCctcccccgctttccgctcgggcgcCAGGGCCTCCTATTCGTCGCCTCTGCTGAGCGCGTTCGGCATCGATTGCAacccgcggcggcggaggcggcggcgctggttgCTGCGCGCGCGCGCGCCGAGCGTCGCAGGCGACGCCACTCGATCGCGGTGCGCCTCTTCAGCGGACGCACGCACCACCCCAGAGGGCGAGTCGAGCTCGGCTGGAATCGGCCAGCAATGCCAACCGCCCGCCTGTCCtccctctccacctcctccttcaaggCTCCTTCACGAGAGCGCCGAGCCCCCCTCGCCGCCTTGGCTGCCGCCACGGAGCGCGTCCGCGAGGGAACGCTAAGTCGGCAGGACGCGCACCACCTGTTCGACGAATTGCTAGGCCAAGCCGCCGCCGTCCCGGAACGCGGGCTGAACAACTTTCTTGCCGCACTAGCCCGTGCTCCGCCCTCATCTGCCTGCAGCGATGGCCCCGGCCTTGCCATTGCCCTCTTCAACCGCATGTCCCAAGGCGCTGGTGCACGGGTGGTGTCGCCCACGCTCTGTACCTATTCCATCCTCATGGACTgctgctgccgcgcaggccgccCGGACTTGGTGGTTGCCTTCTTCGGTCGCCTCATCAGGTTGGGGTTGCGCTTGGAGGTCATCTCCTTCAGCAATCTCCTCAAGGGGCTTTGCAAGGCCAAGCGCTCAAATGAGGCATTGGATCTGCTGCTCCACCGGATGCCTGAACTGGACTGTGCGCCTGATGTCTTCTCCTACAGCATTGTAATCAACGGCTGCTTTAAAGAAGGTGAAGTAGACAAAGCGTGCAATCTCTTCCATGAGATGATCCAACTGGGAGTTCAACCTAATGTGGCCATCTACACCTCAATTATCGATGCACTAAGCAAGTGCGGAGCCATGGACAAGGCAGAAGTGGTCCTTCGGCAAATGGTTGATCAAGGCATTGGACCCAACATCAGGACATATACTAGCCTGATACATGGATATTCCGCTTCGGGTCAGTGGAAGGAGGCAGTTAGGTTATTCAAGAAAATGATAAGGCTTGGTGCTCTACCAGATACCGTCATGTGGAACTCATTTATGGATTCACTTTGCAAGCATAGAAGGACAAAGGATGCTAGAGATATTTTTGACTCCATGGCTGCAAAGGGCCAAAAACCTGATATTTTCTCCTATTCTACTATGCTTAACGGGTATGCGAAAGAAGGATGCTTCGATGATATGACTTGTCTCTTCAATTCGATGCTACAGAATGGTATTCTACCTGATCACCGTGTTTTCAACATTGATTAATGCATATGCTAAACGTGGACTGATGGATGAGGCTATGCACAT
This region of Triticum aestivum cultivar Chinese Spring chromosome 2D, IWGSC CS RefSeq v2.1, whole genome shotgun sequence genomic DNA includes:
- the LOC123055032 gene encoding protein Rf1, mitochondrial — its product is MKCPCSAHPTPQAHAPGAAAASQLLRPAISHPSPVSRVRGGSPAGRPTGPASCVPFLVDGGALLLPRFPLGRQGLLFVASAERVRHRLQPAAAEAAALVAARARAERRRRRHSIAVRLFSGRTHHPRGRVELGWNRPAMPTARLSSLSTSSFKAPSRERRAPLAALAAATERVREGTLSRQDAHHLFDELLGQAAAVPERGLNNFLAALARAPPSSACSDGPGLAIALFNRMSQGAGARVVSPTLCTYSILMDCCCRAGRPDLVVAFFGRLIRLGLRLEVISFSNLLKGLCKAKRSNEALDLLLHRMPELDCAPDVFSYSIVINGCFKEGEVDKACNLFHEMIQLGVQPNVAIYTSIIDALSKCGAMDKAEVVLRQMVDQGIGPNIRTYTSLIHGYSASGQWKEAVRLFKKMIRLGALPDTVMWNSFMDSLCKHRRTKDARDIFDSMAAKGQKPDIFSYSTMLNGYAKEGCFDDMTCLFNSMLQNGILPDHRVFNID